The following coding sequences are from one Leptospira mayottensis 200901116 window:
- a CDS encoding LIC13305 family lipoprotein has protein sequence MFKALVLLFLIAPLVSACSSKKEKENSSDLLLSLLLLLPDRAENYDRDVEIVTHTNVPLSTPNSPFYFDLNYSEEDLNYYKNLLQAQIAKYPRGYWIKGRVEKVILVKYILNGGGAAQGLADGAQKAVYLSVGRGIATCNCDEHFASTIHHELMHNVDYSVFGTFPSPFQTPEWTSLNSKGFQYGSVYYSGTPLTVWTHLINPMPGFLSYYGTANVTEDRAIFASAIFSDPVQFQSNSLATFCQNDPIVAAKVRNLIAYLNRFWPFAGGESFWKTRMAGTNASCS, from the coding sequence ATGTTCAAGGCTCTCGTTTTGTTATTTCTGATTGCTCCGCTTGTTTCTGCGTGTTCGTCCAAAAAAGAAAAAGAGAATTCTTCCGATCTTCTTTTGTCTTTGTTGCTCCTTCTGCCAGATCGCGCGGAAAACTACGATCGGGATGTCGAGATTGTAACGCACACGAATGTTCCGCTTAGTACTCCCAATTCGCCGTTTTATTTCGATCTCAACTATTCTGAAGAAGATTTGAATTATTACAAAAATCTTTTACAGGCGCAAATCGCGAAGTATCCAAGAGGGTATTGGATCAAGGGGCGAGTTGAGAAAGTTATATTGGTGAAATATATATTGAATGGGGGGGGGGCAGCTCAGGGGCTCGCAGACGGTGCTCAGAAGGCTGTCTATCTTTCCGTAGGAAGGGGAATAGCAACTTGCAATTGTGATGAACATTTTGCTTCAACAATTCATCATGAATTGATGCATAATGTCGACTATTCGGTGTTTGGAACTTTTCCTTCGCCTTTTCAAACGCCGGAATGGACTTCTTTGAATTCGAAAGGATTTCAATACGGCAGTGTTTACTATTCAGGAACACCTCTTACTGTGTGGACCCATCTTATCAATCCAATGCCGGGCTTTCTTAGCTATTATGGAACAGCAAACGTAACAGAAGATCGGGCTATTTTTGCATCGGCGATCTTTAGTGATCCAGTGCAATTCCAGTCAAATTCCTTAGCTACTTTTTGTCAGAACGATCCGATCGTTGCGGCAAAGGTTCGAAATCTTATCGCCTATTTAAATCGATTTTGGCCCTTTGCCGGAGGAGAATCGTTTTGGAAAACGAGAATGGCTGGAACAAACGCCTCTTGCAGTTGA